DNA sequence from the Sebaldella sp. S0638 genome:
AGGGTTTATTTCAGGATTTTATATTTCTAGCTCTGATAAGGTTTCGCCAGTCTTTTATCCAGGCTTCCGTTTTTTTTCAGGATTTTATTCCAGTGAATATTAAAAATTCCCAGAGATATACAGATTTTTAGAAATATCAGCATAAGACTATTAAACTTGTGTAATTTCCCCAATTCTTTAATTGTTTCTATATCGAATTTACAATTCAGGGCATACTCTCTTCCTAATGCATAAAACGGTGCAAGTTTTTTATTTAGTGCTTTTTCAGGTATAAACTTCAAAGCTTCGCTTCCGCCTGTAATGGCTGTCCCTGCGTAATCTGCATTTATTATCTCTGCAAATCTTTTCAGATACTCTGCAAGAGACTTGGAATGTATTGCTTCCGGGAAACCAGAATGAACTATAAATCCTATTTTTTTGCCTTTGGAATTATACTCTTCCACTTCTTCAAAGAATTCCTTTACCATTCCCGGCATACCATCAGTATACAGCGGAAAAATAAAAATAATTTTTTCTGCATTTTCAAATTCTTTCTTGTGAAGTTCCAGTTCTTTTTTATTTATCAAGTAAAACATTTTACTTTCTTCATTTGTTTCCGACAAAAAACCTTTTAGAAAAGAATCTGCCATTATCTTGGAGTTACTCCCTGCTCCTCTGGGAGAACCGTTAAATATTACCAGTGACATTTTTCAATTCCTCCTTTCCTTTCCCCAGCACATCAAAAATTTCAGGTTTTGAATGAAAATTCAGTGAGAATCTTTCAAAAAATTTCTTTATTATATTTATATCAGTATCTTCTGTTTTTTCTGTTCGCTCCAAAATCATTCCAAGCTCTGGATAACTTCCATATCTTTCTTTATGATGGAATTCATTATTTATAATTTTGAAATCAGGAAGAACCAGAGGAATGAGCCTGTCCATCAGAGTTTTTATTCTGCCGCTGACAAATCCTGTTTTTACAGGCGAAACAAAAATCATAATATCAGCCTTCACCACTTCAAAGTATACCTCTTCCATAGAATCCTTAAATATACATTCTCCCGGAGTTTTCAGCCAGCATGAAAAACATCCCACACATTGATTTACTGTCATTTCCCCCAAATTAAATACTTTGATATTATCATTACTGCTAAACCTGTCTTTGTTAAGTTTCTCCATATAAGTATTTACACTCTCACTGACTCTGTTATCAATAATATACAGAATATTCATATTCTCCTCC
Encoded proteins:
- a CDS encoding NAD(P)H-dependent oxidoreductase, translated to MSLVIFNGSPRGAGSNSKIMADSFLKGFLSETNEESKMFYLINKKELELHKKEFENAEKIIFIFPLYTDGMPGMVKEFFEEVEEYNSKGKKIGFIVHSGFPEAIHSKSLAEYLKRFAEIINADYAGTAITGGSEALKFIPEKALNKKLAPFYALGREYALNCKFDIETIKELGKLHKFNSLMLIFLKICISLGIFNIHWNKILKKNGSLDKRLAKPYQS
- a CDS encoding flavodoxin family protein gives rise to the protein MNILYIIDNRVSESVNTYMEKLNKDRFSSNDNIKVFNLGEMTVNQCVGCFSCWLKTPGECIFKDSMEEVYFEVVKADIMIFVSPVKTGFVSGRIKTLMDRLIPLVLPDFKIINNEFHHKERYGSYPELGMILERTEKTEDTDINIIKKFFERFSLNFHSKPEIFDVLGKGKEELKNVTGNI